In Rhodamnia argentea isolate NSW1041297 chromosome 4, ASM2092103v1, whole genome shotgun sequence, the following proteins share a genomic window:
- the LOC115740693 gene encoding uncharacterized protein LOC115740693, producing MVSTSPSITSSSPSFPSSSSSNSSPTYACIRIRPFNHSKHHLFRFRRTPRLALKLCASASKQSIEDGSADKFLENNSIADFMRFKRGSRKGNGELQTAVVSYRKTFPWSLLWPFLQVDLVSTIHIADKEYFSTLQRELEPYDCVLYEMVASRESLENRRSPVATKRLKSSRVRGFNILGCIQRQMARILMLDFQLDCLDYQAENWYHADLDFETFKLLQLEKGESFFTFARDMTLRSTKAMIQPASFPEDLGPWRSKLLWASRVLPMPLVGLLIIGSVCADVGSQASEYPELEALSRLDLGAAMKVFLARRLTSEFTQVTVDVEEKSVIIGERNKAAIEALRRAIEDGHGRIAILYGGGHMPDLGRRLREEFDLIPTQVQWITAWSIMNREIENSQIPFLKTMAEVSGWPLNRYQTLALLIFSSVLAVDLWFWELFFGTTVSWISDAATELSQYIDSLQVM from the exons ATGGTGTCCACTTCCCCATCTATAACCTCTTCATCTCCTTCATTTCCTTCGAGCTCGAGCAGTAACTCCTCGCCCACATACGCTTGCATCAGAATCAGACCGTTCAATCACTCAAAGCACCATCTTTTTCGATTTCGGCGAACACCCAGGTTGGCTCTGAAACTGTGCGCTTCAGCTTCGAAGCAGTCGATCGAGGATGGTTCGGCTGACAAGTTCTTGGAGAACAATTCGATAGCCGACTTCATGAGGTTCAAGAGAGGGAGTCGTAAGGGCAATGGAGAGCTGCAGACTGCCGTTGTCAGCTACCGAAAGACGTTCCCTTGGTCTCTTCTCTGGCCTTTTCTTCAG GTTGATTTGGTATCAACAATTCATATCGCTGATAAAGA GTACTTTTCCACCCTCCAGAGAGAACTTGAGCCCTATGATTGTGTGCTTTATGAGATGGTGGCTAGCAGAGAGAGTTTGGAGAACAGAAGAAGCCCTGTAGCCACAAAGAGACTTAAGAGTTCACGTGTACGAGGATTTAACATTTTGGGATGCATCCAACGACAGATGGCGCGGATTCTAATGCTTGATTTCCAGTTGGATTGTCTTGATTATCAAGCTGAGAATTGGTACCACGCGGATCTTGACTTTGAGACCTTCAAGTTACTTCAG CTTGAAAAAGGCGAAAGCTTTTTCACCTTCGCGAGAGATATGACCCTTAGATCGACAAAAGCTATGATCCAACCCGCTTCATTTCCCGAAGATCTTGGTCCCTGGAGATCGAAGCTCCTTTGGGCTTCGAGGGTGCTACCGATGCCACTTGTTGGTCTTCTCATCATCGGAAGTGTCTGTGCAGACGTCGGAAGTCAGGCATCAGAATATCCAGAACTAGAAGCTTTGTCGAGACTTGACTTGGGTGCTGCAATGAAGGTTTTCTTGGCAAGGCGGCTGACATCTGA GTTCACGCAAGTGACGGTAGACGTGGAGGAAAAGTCTGTCATCATCGGCGAGAGAAACAAAGCGGCGATCGAGGCGCTAAGAAGGGCGATCGAAGACGGGCACGGAAGAATCGCAATACTCTACGGGGGTGGTCACATGCCAGACTTGGGGAGGCGGCTGAGAGAAGAATTTGACCTAATTCCAACTCAAGTGCAATGGATAACTGCCTGGTCCATAATGAACCGAGAAATAGAGAACAGCCAGATTCCATTCTTGAAGACCATGGCTGAAGTCTCGGGATGGCCTTTGAACCGGTATCAAACCCTGGCTCTACTGATATTTTCCTCGGTTCTTGCCGTAGATCTGTGGTTCTGGGAGCTGTTCTTTGGCACCACAGTTAGCTGGATTTCAGATGCTGCCACAGAGCTTTCTCAGTACATTGACAGTTTACAGGTAATGTAG
- the LOC115740637 gene encoding protein CbxX, chromosomal isoform X2: MAQTPLHVSAGYNKSDIVKFLLNWQGPEKVEMEAKNMYGETPLHMAAKNGCTDAARLLLAHGAFIEAKANNGMTPLHLAVWFSLHAEDCSTVEILLEHNADCTAEDDEKMTPLNHLSRGPASEKLKELLNRHLEEQRRKKALLACSETKAKMEELEKELSNIVGLHELKVQLRKWAKGMLLDERRRALGLKVGARRPPHMAFLGNPGTGKTMVARILGKLLHMVGILATDKVTEVQRTDLVGEFVGHTGPKTRRKIKEAEGGILFVDEAYRLIPMQKADDKDYGLEALEEIMSVMDSGSIVVIFAGYSEPMKRVITSNEGFCRRVTKFFHFDDFTSEDLAKILFIKMNEQGEDSLLYGFKLHASCSEDAIAALIQTETTEKQRREMNGGLAVTMLINARENLDLRLDFDCVDTDELRTITLEDLEVGLRLVSE; encoded by the exons ATGGCTCAGACACCACTCCATGTTTCCGCAGGATACAACAAGTCTGATATAGTTAAATTTTTACTCAACTGGCAAGGACCTGAAAAGGTTGAGATGGAAGCCAAGAACATG TATGGAGAAACTCCTCTGCACATGGCAGCCAAGAATGGATGCACTGATGCTGCGCGGTTACTTCTTGCTCATGGTGCTTTTATTGAAGCCAAAGCAAAT AATGGAATGACACCATTACATCTAGCTGTTTGGTTCTCACTGCATGCTGAGGACTGCTCAACTGTTGAGATTTTGCTCGAGCATAATGCAGACTGCACTGCAGAGGATGAT GAGAAGATGACTCCTCTAAATCACCTCTCACGGGGTCCAGCAAGTGAGAAGTTGAAGGAGTTATTAAATAGGCATCTTGAAGAGCAGCGACGGAAGAAAGCCCTTCTAGCATGCAgcgaaacaaaagcaaaaatggaAGAGCTAGAGAAAGAATTATCTAATATCGTAGGTCTGCATGAGCTCAAGGTGCAATTGCGAAAATGGGCGAAGGGCATGCTTTTGGATGAGAGGCGCCGGGCTCTTGGCCTAAAAGTTGGAGCCAGAAGACCTCCTCACATGGCCTTTCTTGGAAATCCTGGAACAG GTAAGACAATGGTAGCAAGAATCCTTGGAAAATTGCTTCATATGGTGGGAATTTTAGCCACTGATAAGGTAACAGAAGTACAGCGGACGGATTTGGTAGGGGAATTCGTGGGACATACTGGACCGAAGACCCGGAGAAAG ATTAAAGAAGCTGAGGGAGGCATTCTCTTTGTGGATGAAGCTTATCGGTTGATACCGATGCAAAAGGCAGATGATAAGGACTACGGATTAGAAGCATTGGAGGAGATAATGTCAGTCATGGACAGCGGGAGCATTGTTGTCATATTCGCCGGATATAGTGAACCGATGAAGCGTGTGATCACTTCTAACGAGGGCTTCTGCAGAAGAGTGACAAAGTTTTTCCATTTCGACGACTTCACCTCGGAAGACCTCGCCAAGATTCTTTTCATCAAGATGAATGAACAAGGAGAAGATAGCTTGTTGTATGGATTTAAGTTACACGCATCATGCAGCGAAGATGCCATAGCAGCGTTGATCCAGACAGAGACGACGGAGAAGCAGCGCCGGGAAATGAACGGAGGTTTAGCTGTAACCATGCTGATAAACGCCAGGGAGAACTTGGATCTTCGGCTCGATTTCGACTGTGTAGACACGGATGAACTAAGAACAATCACCTTGGAGGATCTAGAAGTAGGCCTTCGGCTGGTATCCGAATAA